The genomic stretch TGTTTCTGCAATTGTAGAAAACGGAGGTGCTGTTTCTAGTTCAAATGATGCAGAAACTAAAAAGCCAGAAGCTAAAAAAGAGACTAGCAAAGAAGAAAGTAAACCTGAAGATTCTAAATCTACAGAAACAACTAATAACAATTCTACAAACTCTAATGGTGGTAGAATTTTTGCTTCACCATTGGCTAAAAAAATAGCTTCTGATAAGGGCATCAATTTAGTAGACGTAAAAGGTACTGGTGAAAATGGTAGAATTATAAAAAAGGATGTTGAAAATTACACACCTTCTGCTAAAACTGAAGAAAAAGCATCTGCAACTAATACACAAGCAGAAACTACAGTTGCAGCAGGTGTAGAAAACTCTAGAGAAGTTAAAAACTCTCAAATGAGAAAAGCAATTGCTAAGTCTTTAGGTAATTCTAAATTTACTTCTCCAGACTTTAGTCTAAATATTGAAGTAAGCATGGATAATGCAATGGCTTCAAGAAAAACAATTAATGCAATACCAGATACAAAAGTATCTTTTAATGACATGGTTGTTAAAGCTTGTGCAATGGCATTAAAGAAACATCCACAAGTAAATACATCTTGGTCTGATGCAAATACAATTTATCACGATCATATTCATGTTGGTGTTGCAGTTGCTGTTGCAGACGGATTGCTTGTACCTGTAATCAAGCACACAGATCAATTAAGTTTAACTCAAATTGGTGCTGGTGTTAGAGATTTAGCAGGTAAAGCAAGAAATAAAAAGATTACTCCTGCAGAAATGCAAGGAAGTACTTTTACTGTTTCTAACTTAGGTATGTTTGGTATTGATAATTTTACATCAATAATTAACCAACCAAACTCTGCAATTTTATCTGTTGGTGCAATTGTTGAAAAACCAGTTGTAAAAGACGGACAAATAGTAGTTGGTAACACAATGAAATTAACGTTAACTTGTGACCACAGAACTGTTGATGGTGCTGTTGGTGCTCAGTTTTTACAAACTTTAAAAACATATATAGAAAACCCTGTTACAATGTTAGCTTAGGTTTTTAAAAAATTTTTAATTTGAAAAGCCCGCTTTTAAGCGGGCTTTTTTATTTTTTGATGCATTTATGACTACACTAGAAGATAGATTAAAAAACCCTGTTTGGTACGCATTACAAGAAACACACAATAAATTTCTTATAGAATACGATGGCGTTCAATTTTACAATCCTGAAATAAATAATTTTGGTTCTTTTTTTCAAGCTAATAAAACATTAGATGCAGCAGACAAATACTCTAAAATAACAGATACTTTTTTCTTCGTTTCCGAAAAAGATACTCCCGCCGTTCATACTGATAAAATTAAACTAGAGAAAAAAATTAATGGTTGTCAAATGATTTTAGATCAATTAATAGAAGTTGATCTTATTGATGAGATTACACCTTTAACCGAAAAACACATAGAAGAAGTATATGACCTTATATGGTTAGTGATGCCTGGTTTTTACCAAAAGAGAGGTTTTGAAATGGGTAAATTTTTCGGAATTTTTAAGGAAGGAAAATTAGTAGCAATTACTGGCCAAAGGATGCAAACTAATGATTTTATAGAAATTAGTTCTGTTGTAACACATCCAAATTTTACAAGACGTGGTTTAGCAAAACAATTAATTTATCACACAACCAAAGATATTTTAAACGATAAAAAACTGCCTATTTTACATACAAACAAAGGCAATGCGGCAATACCCTTGTATGAAAAGCTAGGTTTTAAATATACTAGAGATATGAATTGGTGGCTTTACAAAAAGCTATAGCACAAAAAAGCCCTAAGATATATCTTAGGGCTCTTTAAGTTTAATATTTAAAAGCTTATTGTTTTGTTGTAGTACTTTTTGTTGTAATTTTCATTTCCATTCCGCCTGCATTCATGTTCATAATTAAGTTTAAGGTTTCTTGAACACCAGAATCAGCATTTACAATTAATTTTCCTTTTACATCTCCAGTACCCATACCAGAAACGGTTCCAGAAACATCAATATAAACCTTGCCTGCAGCAATTTTAGATACTGTATAAACAGTTTTTACAGTCATTCCCTGTTCGTTTACTTCATCTTCCCAAGAAGAACCTACAGATACTTTTTCTTCCGGATAAGTAACCCCTTTAGTTTGTTTTGTAAACTGATCCATCATAGGATTAGAAGGATCAACTTTTGTTTCTAAAATTTCACCTCTTGATGTTAAAGTAGAGATAATTTTTGCCTGCATCA from Polaribacter marinaquae encodes the following:
- a CDS encoding GNAT family N-acetyltransferase, translated to MTTLEDRLKNPVWYALQETHNKFLIEYDGVQFYNPEINNFGSFFQANKTLDAADKYSKITDTFFFVSEKDTPAVHTDKIKLEKKINGCQMILDQLIEVDLIDEITPLTEKHIEEVYDLIWLVMPGFYQKRGFEMGKFFGIFKEGKLVAITGQRMQTNDFIEISSVVTHPNFTRRGLAKQLIYHTTKDILNDKKLPILHTNKGNAAIPLYEKLGFKYTRDMNWWLYKKL
- a CDS encoding DUF6263 family protein: MKKLLLLFVLSIAFNSVAQESVLLRANYKKGDTYLVNLDQSQSMGAQGGVDMKMTMSMEVSEASDEKITTSSNIKSINMNMLQGGNVMTYDSSTKEEDLDEMGKMMSQQFKPMMQAKIISTLTSRGEILETKVDPSNPMMDQFTKQTKGVTYPEEKVSVGSSWEDEVNEQGMTVKTVYTVSKIAAGKVYIDVSGTVSGMGTGDVKGKLIVNADSGVQETLNLIMNMNAGGMEMKITTKSTTTKQ
- a CDS encoding pyruvate dehydrogenase complex dihydrolipoamide acetyltransferase: MATVINMPRLSDTMEEGVVAKWLKNVGDKIEEGDILAEIETDKATMEFESFYEGTLLHIGIQEGETSPVDVLLAVIGEEGEDISDILNGNSSNDKASESNKEEKSEEPKTEKSEENTSSSSVTIPEGVQVITMPRLSDTMTDGTVATWLKNVGDAVEEGDMLAEIETDKATMEFECFYEGTILYIGVQEGETAPVDSLLTIIGPEGTDVSAIVENGGAVSSSNDAETKKPEAKKETSKEESKPEDSKSTETTNNNSTNSNGGRIFASPLAKKIASDKGINLVDVKGTGENGRIIKKDVENYTPSAKTEEKASATNTQAETTVAAGVENSREVKNSQMRKAIAKSLGNSKFTSPDFSLNIEVSMDNAMASRKTINAIPDTKVSFNDMVVKACAMALKKHPQVNTSWSDANTIYHDHIHVGVAVAVADGLLVPVIKHTDQLSLTQIGAGVRDLAGKARNKKITPAEMQGSTFTVSNLGMFGIDNFTSIINQPNSAILSVGAIVEKPVVKDGQIVVGNTMKLTLTCDHRTVDGAVGAQFLQTLKTYIENPVTMLA